In one Solanum dulcamara chromosome 1, daSolDulc1.2, whole genome shotgun sequence genomic region, the following are encoded:
- the LOC129886658 gene encoding 3'-5' exonuclease-like: MNVKIRDHQLTFNSHKLYDVFINDKEIETLVTRDPAKVCSWIDNTEASNQSRLHRLIVGIDIEWRPGQNPVATLQLCVGKSCLIYQIIHAPSIPWRFRNFLNNDDYRFVGVGIEEDAKKLLNDYGIEVSNKVDLREWAAEELENENLRRFGLKKLVKQIVGIEIYKPKCVTLSAWDERWLSLDQICYACLDAYLSFEVGRLLSCWYN, encoded by the coding sequence ATGAATGTGAAGATCAGAGACCACCAATTGACTTTCAACAGTCACAAACTCTACGATGTCTTTATAAACGATAAAGAAATCGAAACCCTCGTCACTCGTGATCCCGCCAAGGTATGTTCATGGATCGACAACACCGAAGCCTCCAACCAGTCCCGTCTCCACCGCTTAATCGTCGGAATCGACATTGAATGGCGCCCCGGACAAAACCCCGTCGCAACACTCCAACTCTGCGTCGGAAAATCATGTCTGATCTACCAAATCATCCACGCCCCCAGTATCCCCTGGCGATTCCGAAATTTCCTCAATAACGACGATTATAGGTTTGTTGGAGTTGGTATTGAGGAAGATGCGAAGAAATTGTTGAATGATTACGGAATTGAAGTGTCGAATAAGGTGGATCTACGGGAGTGGGCGgcggaagaacttgagaatgaGAATCTTCGGCGTTTTGGGCttaagaagttggtgaagcaaATTGTTGGAATTGAGATTTACAAGCCGAAGTGTGTGACATTGAGTGCTTGGGATGAACGTTGGCTTAGCCTTGATCAGATATGTTATGCTTGCCTTGATGCTTATCTTTCTTTTGAAGTTGGGAGGCTTTTGAGTTGTTggtataattaa